In the genome of Pseudomonas sp. B33.4, the window AAAGCAGATGGCGGCGAGCAGCGGGCCAGGTTCGCGCAGGGAGCCGAGCTTGATCAGGGTTGCCGGGCTATCGACGACGATGCCCGCAGTTTTCAGACCGATCAGGCCAAGGAACAGACCGACACCGGCACCCATCGCAAAACGCAGGCTGACCGGAATGCTGTTGAGCAGCCACTCGCGAATCCGCGAGAAGGTCAGGATCATGAACAGCACACCGGAGACGAACACCGCACCCAGCGCAGTTTCCCAGTTGTAGCCCATGGTGCCGACCACGGTGTAGGTAAAGAACGCGTTGAGGCCCATGCCCGGCGCCAGACCCACTGGCCAGTTGGCGTATAGGCCCATCAACAGGCAGCCCAGCGCAGCGGCGATACAGGTGGCGACGAAGGCTGCACCGTGGTCAATCCCGGCATCGGCCATGATGTTCGGGTTGACGAAGATGATGTAAGCCATGGTGATGAAGGTTGTCAGACCGGCAATCAGCTCGGTCTTCACCGTGGTGCCATGCAAGCTGAGTTTGAACAAGCGCTCCAGCAGGCCAGTGCGTAATGGTGGCGAGAGATCCAGCGTCGATGCTTCGGATTTGCGGCTTTCCACAGCGAGTACTCCTCAAGAGTTTTATTGTTATTTCCAGGGCCGGACCCATGAGGGGTGGCAGCGGCCCTTTGAGGCACTTGCGAATTTGTTGACCATGCGGTCAGGAACTCGCACGCTGTGGATTATGCTTTTGTGTACAAATAAAGCAAATATTGTTTTTGGTTTTGTTTACGAAAGTTCCGTCGATAGCGATATATCGCCTGTGCGGGCCCCTCAATCGAGAGCCGTCTGACTTTTCCCCAGTGCCAGATTCACCGCCAACCAGCCATTCACTGCCGCTTCCCCAGCCTCTGCAAACACCCGCTCCAGCAGCTTCACCTGCTCACGCCGCAGGGCCTGTTCAAATTTCGCCCCCTCGGTCGTCAGCTCCAGCAGCCGCTTACGCTTGTCAGCTTGCGACGCCACGCTGTCGACCAGATGCATTTCCTGCAACTGCCGCAATGGCATGTTCAGCGCCTGTTTGCTCACCCCGAGCAACTCCAGTAATTCCTTCACACTCAAATTCGGATAGCGCGCGATGAAAAACACAATGCGCTGATGCACTCGGGAGAGGCCGCGCCGCTCGAGCATTTCGTCAGCCTTGGCGGTGAACGCCTGATAGCCGAAGAAAAACGCTTCCATCGCCTGCTGCTGACTGGACGGATTTTTAAGGTCAAGCATGTTGACGTACTCGCTCAAGCTGTCGTAATTTCAGTCAATAAGTTTGACTCATTTTTCGCATTCCTTGCTACCGGTGACCGCCATGGCTTTTTCCGAACGTGTCTCGCGCCTTAAAAGTTCTTTGATCCGTGAAATCCTTGCCGCCGCTCAGCGTCCGGAGGTCATGTCGTTCGCAGGCGGTTTGCCGGCCGAAGCCATGCTGCCCAAGGTCGAGTGGGCCGACATGCCGCTGGCGC includes:
- a CDS encoding MarR family winged helix-turn-helix transcriptional regulator, whose product is MLDLKNPSSQQQAMEAFFFGYQAFTAKADEMLERRGLSRVHQRIVFFIARYPNLSVKELLELLGVSKQALNMPLRQLQEMHLVDSVASQADKRKRLLELTTEGAKFEQALRREQVKLLERVFAEAGEAAVNGWLAVNLALGKSQTALD